The Triticum aestivum cultivar Chinese Spring chromosome 7B, IWGSC CS RefSeq v2.1, whole genome shotgun sequence genome window below encodes:
- the LOC123157141 gene encoding eukaryotic translation initiation factor 2D codes for MFKKNVDAKALQRLSGADKKKLRRTAKQRFPQASDDDLDAILPPKVEITVAKYPSRTLVYGIEGELPMLFDIDGRGHELFPTVYALWKVPYLLPAFTLKGGEVSHFILGGADLMFPGISVPPEGLPSFQAGQPWSVKVPGNPAPIAVGTTTMSNTEALKAGLRGKALRIAHYYKDLLWASADGRYVPNEGFYDDMVIEDPNFASASQHIDSSEEPSEGKQDKAAVDVSECLTEDHAINSETIENVTASTSELNLPQEKTTKEQTEEKEHQHLSTEEIDSLLDICLLQALHMNVKDKDLPMPGSILWSNHILPCRPPGVTLDIKKSSHKKLSKWLQSKSSSGLISVKEDKHKKEVMLIGISRKHPDYTAFKHHKRVQEPVEQHDNIVADGSSTKQLEVDEIYKPSSHVNPIFLAVDADTGKYYSASEAFDVVFRYVEKENLVKQTDKAKVILDATLCDALYKGAVKKGSAYPSEIHKKDLGSTFINRMQIHHRVARGNEVAIRKGAIRTVQIMTERRQGNKKMTRVSGLECFLLDADSLASELQKKFACSTTTAELPGKKGQHEVLIQGGVIENLAKHLVDHHGVPKRYIEVYDKTKK; via the exons ATGTTCAAGAAGAATGTTGATGCAAAAGCTCTACAACGTTTGTCAGGCGCTGACAAAAAGAAGCTGAGAAGAACCGCCAAGCAAAGGTTTCCGCAAGCATCTGATGATGATCTGGATGCCATTCTTCCTCCAAAG GTTGAGATAACAGTCGCTAAGTACCCAAGCCGGACTCTTGTTTATGGCATAGAGGGCGAACTGCCAATGCTATTCGACATTGATGGAAGAGGCCATGAGCTGTTTCCAACAG TTTATGCACTCTGGAAGGTTCCTTATCTGTTGCCAGCTTTTACACTTAAGGGTGGTGAAGTTTCACACTTCATTCTTGGTGGCGCCGATCTTATGTTTCCTGGTATCAGCGTACCTCCAGAAGGATTACCTTCTTTCCAAGCTGGCCAGCCATGGTCAGTTAAAGTCCCTGGTAACCCTGCTCCAATTGCT GTTGGGACCACAACTATGAGCAATACCGAAGCACTAAAGGCAGGATTACGTGGCAAGGCTTTGCGGATTGCACATTACTATAAAGATTTGTTATG GGCTTCTGCTGATGGTCGTTATGTTCCAAATGAAGGATTCTATGATGACATGGTTATTGAAGATCCTAATTTTGCTTCCGCTTCTCAACATATTGACTCTTCCGAAGAGCCTTCAGAAGGAAAGCAAGACAAAGCAGCTGTTGATGTCTCGGAGTGTCTTACTGAAGATCATGCCATTAACAGTGAAACCATAGAGAATGTAACAGCTAGCACAAGCGAGCTAAATTTGCCTCAAGAGAAAACCACCAAGGAACAGACCGAGGAGAAGGAACATCAACATTTGTCtactgaagaaattgactctcTCTTGGACATATGCCTTCTGCAAGCATTACACATGAACGTAAAAGATAAAGACCTCCCCATGCCAGGAAGTATATTGTG GTCAAATCACATTCTCCCATGCAGACCTCCAGGTGTTACCCTTGATATTAAGAAGTCATCACATAAAAAACTATCCAAGTGGTTGCAGTCAAAATCTTCTTCTGGCCTT ATCTCAGTGAAAGAGGACAAGCATAAAAAGGAAGTCATGTTGATAGGTATCAGTCGCAAACATCCAGACTACACGGCCTTCAAACATCATAAGAGGGTACAGGAGCCAGTTGAACAGCATGATAACATTGTTGCCGATGGCAGCAGTACAAAGCAACTGGAAGTGGATGAAATTTATAAGCCAAGTTCGCATGTCAACCCCATATTTTTGGCTGTTGACGCTGACACAGGGAAGTATTACAGTGCATCAGAGGCGTTTGATGTGGTTTTCAG GTATGTGGAGAAGGAAAATTTGGTCAAGCAAACAGACAAGGCCAAAGTAATTCTGGATGCTACATTATGTGATGCTCTGTACAAAGGGGCTGTGAAGAAGGGTTCAGCATACCCAAGTGAGATCCACAAGAAGGATTTAGGGTCAACATTTATTAACCGTATGCAAATTCATCATAGAGTAGCTAGAGGAAATGAGGTGGCCATTCGCAAGGGCGCCATACGCACTGTTCAAATCATGACAGAAAGAAGGCAAGGGAACAAGAAGATGACCCGAGTCTCTGGATTGGAATGCTTTTTGCTGGATGCTGACTCCTTGGCTTCTGAACTACAAAAGAAATTTGCTTGCAGCACCACCACAGCTGAGCTTCCAG GTAAAAAGGGGCAACATGAGGTCTTGATTCAAGGCGGAGTCATTGAAAACCTTGCAAAGCACCTCGTTGACCATCACGGTGTTCCGAAGAGATATATTGAGGTTTATGACAAAACAAAGAAGTAG